The region GAGGGGAAGTCCCGTccccaggtgctgggtgctcccCAATCCCTAGACCAGGGTGGGCTCTAGGCCTCTAGGttgctgaacctgtcagtcaagtgcacAGGACTGGGAGCTTCTTGTGACCCTATTTCTTGACTTGACCAATTTAGGGTCagatcagctcaggcaggaggatGCCATGCCATGTCTCCATCTTCAAGCCTATGTCCTGTGTcttttctggtcaccatggtgtcccagtcAGTTCTCCATTGAAGCtagattggtttgttagtatggcttttcttctatctttgctgtctggcctgtttcctgacagggTTAAGGGTATTAGTGGGCCACAAGGCTTTGTAaccactggctgcctgcagactgctaatgctctaataaagactccaagtttCCATCCTTCCAAATGTGCCTTCTCGGATATTTTACCATAGAACAATGTTAACAAtgttaatgttttttttaaaatgctaaccctggggcttggaccgagggcctgggcactgtctttgaggtttttattgctcaaggctgctgctctcaAAAGttaaccaaagctccacttctgtctttgtggtggttaactggtgtaAGAGTTTCGTGGAATTTTCTTTCCCTCAATgttgaactaaaatcctcaagATGgacttgggaatatggcctagtggcaagagtgcttaactcCTATACACAGaatgctgggtttgattcctcagcactacatatatagaaaaggccagaagtggtgctgtggctcaagtggccaagtgctagccttgagcaaaaagaagtgagagTCAGTactaagtccctgagttcaaacccaaggactgccAAAAAGAAGAAGACCAAGGAGGCTGACTTGTgaagattgttgtttgaagccagcccaggtggaaaagttAGTGCAAcacttcatctccagttagcactagaaaactggaggttgtgtggtggctcaaagtggtatagtgttagccttgaatgcaaaaactcagtgacagtccccaagcccagagttcaagcttcatggtcaacaaaataaaaaaatagattaattaattaaataaaataggtctgggaatgtggcttagtggtagagtgcttgcctggcatgcatgaagccctgggttcaattcctcagtatcagacacacaggaaaagccacaggtggtgctgtggtagagcactatctttgagcacagagaggactAAGGATAgaccccaggccttgtgttctaaccccaggattggcaaacaaattGGCAAAACACTGAAGAAAAGTCAGTTGATGAGAGGGAGATGCGGGGTGATTGCTGCGATTTTAACTGTGTCTACATTGTGTCTGATATTGCAGATACCGCTGACATTTGAGGACGTGGCCATTTATTTCTCAGAGCAGGAATGGCAGTATCTGCAGACATGGCAGAAGAAGCTCTACAAGCACGTCATGAGAACCAACTACGAGACTCTGGTCTCACTAGGTAAGAAGCCTTTCACTTCAGGATGGTGTGGATCCTGGGAGATGGCTGGCACTTGATAGTGTAATTTCTGAAAATTCtaactcacaaggacttttcacaTAAtagtctgctttttggtggttacctggGAAATACAGTCTCTCACCTTTTTTACTTAACTGGCTTTAAAATGgagtcaggatctcagcctcctgagtagctaggaatagcaATGtccaacaagaaaaaataaagtatgtgtgccagtccttgcaCTTGAAAGCAGAAACATTTCAAACAACTCAGTGTGTCTAAATGTACGCTCCCCTGTCTGACTTCTCTGTGCAGATGGTGATCTTTCTAAACCAGAGCTAATACTCTGGATTGAACATGGGAGAGAGCCCTTTGGGAGCTGGGAAGAATCCCAGAAGCTAGAAAATTTGAACGATTCCTCAGCTGAGGCACATTTTGGTCCAGTGACAGAGCAACAGCTGTTGGGTGGTGAGTACTAAGAAATCATGGTCCTGATGTTAATATAGCATGTTCAGCTTTCTTAGTTTTCCTTCTATAATCTGGTCTTCCTATTTGGCTGTCCTGAGGGGAGATGTCTTGTATATTGTAGAGAAAGGCAGTAAAGCATAGTACTTGGGTGTGTGGGATCTGGAGCTAGAATATGatgttgctttttctgagtaagctTGAGCTGGTGATAGAACCTGTTATAATTCACATCCCGAGGTATAAAATGAAGCTACTGGAAGTAATTAATGCAGTGTTAAGTGATCCCGGCACAGTAAGAGCTTGCTAATAGCAGTCATTTTGTTGTAGGAGATTTAAAAGATCAAAAGatagttcatttttatctttgtgaCGAAATGGCTTCCCTCTCCCTGGATTCTATGAAAAGAATAAAGCCAGTTCCTGCTGCCTGGtcttagggaaagaaaaatacacagatgACATATAGCTGTGGTAGTTAGGAGTGTTGTGTTAGAACCTTATGCTCACCATACTTTGGgacagtaagtgtgtgtgtacctaagatGGGGTAGTCTATGTGCTACCTTTAGTCAGGTCATAAACTGGGAGATAAatggtttactttttatttcaagAAGCCAGCAGGCCCAAAGTATTCTCTAAACCCGAAGAGactaaatgttattttccattagATCCTTTGCAGGGCCTCGGCTTCTCTGGACCCTTgttaggaggaagggaagacgtTTTCATCAGGCCTGAGCAAGGCCTCAGCCTCGTGACCCCACAGAGACCTGACACCCTGGCTCCAGGCTCAGCAGCCCACGGCTCTAGCATGTCTGTGGCAGAAGGGGGAatttcaagtgacagagccctgggcctcctctctTGGCAGGGTCTCCCACGTCCTCATCCTGCCTGTGGAGAGAGCTTTAGCAAGGAAAACCACTTAGGGACGCACCCAGAGGGCCACTCCAAGGCCCCAGCTAGTTGGGCTGGGAGGACACCTGCCAGCCAAACCGACCTGGCCGGGGCCCCCTTGAGAGGGGAGCCAAGGAATGTCTCCTTCAGCATGTGCACCACCTACTTGGGTCACGCCCGGCAGCAGCCCAAAGACCCGCTGCCCTTCCACTGTTCCAAGTGCGAAGCACCCTTCAGCCTGCGGATCCAGCTGCACATCCACCAGCAAAAGCACAAAGACCCCAGGCTCTTCCCCTGCAGCGAGTGCAGCCTCGCCTTCCCCCATCAGTGCCACCTCCAGGAGCACCAGCACCTGAACAGCAGGGAGAAGCCTTTCCAGTGCCcgcagtgccccaagagcttccgcCTCAAGGACTCCATGCGGAGGCACCAGCTCACCCACAgcgcccagaagcccttccagtgcccgcagtgccccaagagcttccaCCGCAAGAGCAGCCTGCGAGAGCACGAGCTCACCCACAGCACCGAGAAGCCCTTCCCCTGTGGACAGTGTGGCAAGAGCTTCATCAAGCGGGCCACACTGACTGAGCACCTTCGCCTGCACAGCGGTgagaagcccttccagtgcccgcagtgccccaagagcttccgcCTCAAAGGCACCCTGCGAGTGCACAAGCTCACCCACAGCACCCAGAAACCTTTCCAGTGCCCGCAATGCCCCAAGAGCTTCTGTCAAAAGGGTGTCCTGCGGGAGCACCAGCACACGCACAGTGCgcagaagcccttccagtgccccaagtgccccaagagcttctgTCGAAAGGGTGTCCTGCGGGAGCACCAGCACACGCACAGCATGCAGAAGCCCTTTCAGTGTCCCAGGTGCCCCAAGAGCTTCTGCCGCAAGGAATTGCTACAGAATCACCAGCACACGCATGGTGCACAGAAGCCCTACCCCTGCAGCCAGTGTGGCAAGAGCTTCATTCGGCAGGCCCATCTCACCAGGCACCTGGGCCTGCACAGCGGGAAGAGGCACGTGCAGTGTTCCCTCTGTGGCAAGAGCTTCCGGGCCAGGGCTGACATGAAGACATACCAGCTGCTGCATGGAGGGGAGATGCCGTTCTCCTGCAAGTGCGGCAAGGGCTTCGCCAAGCAGTTCCAGCTGGTGGAACACATCAGGACTCACATCATCGAGAAGCCTTTCCAGTGTCACAAGTGCAAGAAACTTTTCCAGTGTCTCAAGTGCAACAAGGCTTTCCGCTTGAAGACACAGCTACGCAGCCACCAGGGGGTACACACTGGGGAGAGCCCTAAGTCCAAACTCACTGTCCATGTCAGAGTGCACACAAAACGCTGTCCTGCTCCGTGGGTCCCTAAGCCTGATCCTGAATTTAAGAAAGGCTGAGCCTGCTATTTACAATGATAGAAGCTGACTGGATTTGAGGCAGGTGCACAGTCAACACAGCCAGTGAGTGAATGAACGAGATGCCTCTGGTTCCTCAGAAACGGCCCAAACCCACGGGAAGGCAGATGGGGAGAACACAAGGGGCTGCGTTAAGCAAGCATGTGACACAGATTAGGAACTGGGGCAAAGCtaacagatttttctcctttgaaatcaCTGGCTAAATTTGCAATCTATTAATAAAAGAGAGATTtgttctgcctgtctgccttagGGGATGATTCTTCACCTAAATGCAAAGCTAGCTCTAAAATGAAGATTGAGTTCAGATTCGAGGATTCTAAAGCATAAGGCTGGGAAGATACTGCCCTGTCAAAGACCTAAGAGCTTATTGTCTTCAGTGCCTTTTCATCCACTTCCTActcactttgtttgtttgtttctttgtttgttttgttgcagtcctggggcttgaacttgggcctaagggttatcccttagcttttttcctgaaGCCTGAAGCTCTACCAGATGAGCCAGAGCTCCTCTTGTGTCTTTCTTAGTGGttggagcctcatggactttcctgtccaggttggccttaaactgcagtcctcagagctcagtctcctgagtagttagcattacaggtgaGAGCAAACAGTCCCCTGCTCCCAACACCAAGCTTTAACAAAGTGATTTGGCCTCAAAAAACAGAGTCTCTCCAGTCCCATTCTCAAATCTGAAAGTAAATGGCTAGCTCCTAAATACTGATCTAATTTTTTCAAGACTGTGATCCTGTCCTTTG is a window of Perognathus longimembris pacificus isolate PPM17 chromosome 2, ASM2315922v1, whole genome shotgun sequence DNA encoding:
- the LOC125347287 gene encoding zinc finger protein 786-like, with the protein product MAELTLIPLTFEDVAIYFSEQEWQYLQTWQKKLYKHVMRTNYETLVSLDGDLSKPELILWIEHGREPFGSWEESQKLENLNDSSAEAHFGPVTEQQLLGDPLQGLGFSGPLLGGREDVFIRPEQGLSLVTPQRPDTLAPGSAAHGSSMSVAEGGISSDRALGLLSWQGLPRPHPACGESFSKENHLGTHPEGHSKAPASWAGRTPASQTDLAGAPLRGEPRNVSFSMCTTYLGHARQQPKDPLPFHCSKCEAPFSLRIQLHIHQQKHKDPRLFPCSECSLAFPHQCHLQEHQHLNSREKPFQCPQCPKSFRLKDSMRRHQLTHSAQKPFQCPQCPKSFHRKSSLREHELTHSTEKPFPCGQCGKSFIKRATLTEHLRLHSGEKPFQCPQCPKSFRLKGTLRVHKLTHSTQKPFQCPQCPKSFCQKGVLREHQHTHSAQKPFQCPKCPKSFCRKGVLREHQHTHSMQKPFQCPRCPKSFCRKELLQNHQHTHGAQKPYPCSQCGKSFIRQAHLTRHLGLHSGKRHVQCSLCGKSFRARADMKTYQLLHGGEMPFSCKCGKGFAKQFQLVEHIRTHIIEKPFQCHKCKKLFQCLKCNKAFRLKTQLRSHQGVHTGESPKSKLTVHVRVHTKRCPAPWVPKPDPEFKKG